AGGACCACGTCAGCATGGGCTCGATCGGCGGCCGCAAGCTGAACCGCGTGATCGACAACCTCCAGCGGATCCTCGCCGTCGAGCTGGTCTGCGCGGCGCAGGGGATGGAGTTCCGCCGCCCGCTGCGCAGCACGCCGGCGCTCGAGGCGGTCCACGCCCGGCTGCGCGAGGCGGTGCCGTTCTCGACGAAGGACCACGTGCTCTCCGACGACCTCGCCGCCGCCGAGACGCTGGTGCGCGACGGCTCGCTGCTCGCCGCGGCCCGCAAGGCGGCGCCTTCTGACGAGGGCGTGCTCTTCGCCGAGGAGTTCGCGCTGCGCTGAGCCGCGCTGCCGAGGCGAACCGGCGCATCATGGGCGCGACGGTTTTCCGCCGCGCCCGCCCGCCGCGCGCGGCGCGCCGAAGGGGCCCCGCGATGGACGAACGACCGACGACGGAAGCGGCCGGAGCCGCCGCGTGGAGCCGCCGCGCGGCCGATCCGTGGACCGGGCGGATCGACGATCCGCACGATCCGCTGGCGCGGCGTTGGCACCAGGTCGTCGAGCCGTGGCCTCTCGACGCGCCGCTTCCCGCCGCGGGGGCGAAGGCGGTCTGCCTCGTCGGCTTCCCGACCGACGAAGGGGTGCGCCGCAACCAAGGCCGGCCCGGGGCGGCCGCCGCGCCGGGACTGATCCGCCGCGGCCTCGCCAACCTGCCCTGCCTCTTCGACGACAAGCTGCGCCTGCTCGACCTCGGCGACGTGACGACCGTCGGCGGGGACCTCGAGGGGGCGCACGAA
The bacterium genome window above contains:
- a CDS encoding arginase family protein; the protein is MDERPTTEAAGAAAWSRRAADPWTGRIDDPHDPLARRWHQVVEPWPLDAPLPAAGAKAVCLVGFPTDEGVRRNQGRPGAAAAPGLIRRGLANLPCLFDDKLRLLDLGDVTTVGGDLEGAHE